The DNA segment agctgttcttttaaacagacctggttgtatcgaacaggtagctgttcttttaaacagacttGGTTGTACCgatcaggtatccggttctgataacTGACCTGTTTCTGTTAATTGACctgtttcaatttcccatACCCCATttaaatgatgaaattaaatttcaaatacatttattcacGCAATGTAAATAGGTGAAAATTgctgaaaaagaaagctgaaaaatttcgaatttaaatttcaataacatATGCATTTTAAGTAAGTTTGTATTTGAAGTAATAAAGCTGGGAAAGAAAGTTGAAAATTCCCATTTgatatatgaaatgaaatgaattatagctcaatctcttatagtctctgggatccagtgtttcatacggacggacggacagacacacagacggacatggctagatcggctgttgacgctgatcaagaatatatatactttatagggtcggagatgcctccttctacctgttacatacatttcctgccggcacaaagttataatacccttctatcctaagGGTATTGTTTAATACAATTAACAATCCAGTTTTGTTAGAGTATAATTATTCGAATTCAAATCTTTAATGTACTCGTCATACCGAGTCGGGAGGTAAATATAATGCTGTTGCTATGATAATTTTATggaatttgtattaaattttctaGGAACCCTAGACGCTTCAAAGATTTTATATTCCACATTCCTTGGTAGAGCGTTGAAAGGGAGCTTCTTCTTATCccttattttattcaaaaatttctCCGTTGAGCAAACGTCGATGTCGTCGGAGGGGAATTGGAGGTCGTCAGCATAAGGAGTAATCAGAGGAAGATTAACTTTGGTGAAGTCAATCTCCTCTCCCTTGGTCGGCACCTTTGATGGGTTCATTCTGGATATTCTGTGATtttatgtgagtgtgtgtgtgtgtaccgCTGCAGCGCCCGGCTTGCAGCAGCGCTTGCGAGTGAAGTAATAGATTGGCAGGACAGCGGTAGTCGCACTCGACATACCCTACCCTAATTGTCTGTGTATGGGCTTTACTCCAGCCAGTGTtcaaacatacacagacatacacacatacataccgGAGAACGGCTTCGGGTGAatgaaaataagtaagaaagttacagtcgagtgtgctcgactgtgagatacccgctacccatttttaataaaaaatactaaaaaatactaaaaatataccacatggTATGTTTGGGGGGAATGGGGGAAAGCATACAGGTCAAAGTGTCTGATTGCATTCAACTTGGTGAATGCCAGCATGATTCCTGTCACTGCTCTCTTCAAGCCGACGCACTACCTCCACGTGGTTCTCCCTGGATTGTCACTCGACAGCCGTTGAGTGGCAAACTAAAGCGCGCGACGAGAGTTCTAACTCTACAAACTAGGTTTTGGCGTAGGACTTGGAATCCGCCCATGTAAAACACAATTTCAGTGAAGGAAGCAAGAAAAGCCTCGGAAAGGAACCGATCTAACGTTGACGTCCATAGCAAGCGTAAAAAAGGACAATGATTTGAGAGTATGCACCTGGAACGTACGAGCATTGTACAGACCTGGTGCTGCTCAACAACTAGCAGATACCCTCAACAAATGCAGGGCTGACATCACTGCTATCCAGGAGATGCGATGGATAGGACAAGGCTgcataaagaagaagaactgtGACATATACTACAGCTGTCACCCAGAACGGCATGAATTTGGTTGTGGTTTCGTCGTAGGTGCCAGGCTGCGGCGCCGAGTCTCTCACTTTCGGCCAACAAACGAGAGAATTGCAACGATCCGAATTACTGCCAAATTCTTTAACATCAGCCTGATATGCGCACATGCCCCAACGGAGGAAAAGGACGATGCCACCAAGGACGCTTTCTATGCGGAGCTCGACCGAGCCTATGGCCGCTGTCCTTCCCATGACATTAAAATTCTCCTCGGGGATTTTAATGCCAAGGTAGGACGAGAAGACATCTTTGGTGCCACCGTCGGGCGATTTAGTCTACATGAGACCACCTCGAGCAATGGTCTCAGATTAATAGGCTTTGCAGCTGCGCATAATATGGTAGTTCGTAGTACCGGATTCCGTCATTTGGACATCCATAAGGCATCTTGGCTCTCTCCCGATCGACTGACCAGAAATCAGATCGATCATGTTGTGATCGATGCAAGGCATGCATCTAACATACTCGACGTGCGATCCTGTCGGGGTCCCAACATCGACTCCGACCATTATCTTGTTGCAGCTAAGATTCGCACACGGCTATGTGTGGAGAAGATTGCACGTCGAAGTGCGTTAAGAAGGCTGGACATCGGAAAGCTGCAATCACAACAGGCGAAGAATGCATTCTCCACTCACGTCTCGGGGCTATTAAGCCGAGCACCTTCAATACCTGAAGACATAAGCGATATGTGGGCGCTCATATCTCACTCTCTGCGAGCTTCGGCAGAAGAAGTGCTTGGATTCCAGCGTCCTCTAACAaggaatccatggtacgatcAGGAGTGTCATGacgcaacagctgcaaagGACGCCGCCTACAGAAGAACACTGCAGGCTGGGGCGACACGAGCTATTGTGGATGTCTACAGGTCGAGAAGAAGAGACGAAAAACGCCTTTTCAGATGCAAGAAGAAAGAGCAGGAAAGGCGAGAGTGTGAGAGCATAGAGAGCAGCAGATGCAGAAATGAAGCACGCAACTTCTACCAGAGGGTCAAGCGTCTGACCCAAGGATTTAAGACTGGTGCAGTGGCGTGCAGGGACGATGATGGAAATCTTGTCACAGAAGCAGATGTCGTGCTGAAGTTATGGAGGGATCACTTCTCGAGTCTGTTATCTGGCTCAAACACAGACTCTGAAGACTATGATCCACGAACCCCAATCTATGGCACTGATATTGAAGTGCCAATCCCAAGTCATATCGAAGTCAAGGATGCAATCCAACGgcttaaaaacaacaagtcTGCAGGTGCTGACGGCCTGCCGGTAGAATTGTTTAAGGCAGCTGGTGATATGTTGGTAGGGAGCATGCACCAACTAATCAGTAAGATATGGCTCACGGAGAGCATGCCCGAAGATTGGAACCTCAGCATGATCTGTCCCATCCTGAAGAAGGGTGATGCCACGTTGCGCACCAACTACCGCGGAATTAGTCTTCTTCCAGTTGCATACAAGGTCCTAACGAGCATATTGTGTGAAAGACTGAAACCCCATGCTGAAGCACTGATTGGACCTTATCAGTGCGGGTTCAGGCCTGGCAAGTCCACCGTTGACCAGATTTTCACCTTGCGCCAAATCCTGGAGAAGTCTTACGAAAACCAGATCGACACGTACCATCTCTTCGTCGACTACAAAGCCGCATTTGATAGCCCCCGGCGAGATCGCCTATATGCCGCCATGTCTGAGCTTGGTATACCAGCAAAGCTGACTAGACTTTGCAGAATGACATTGAGCAACACCATCAGCTCTGTCAAGGTAGGATGTGGCCAATCCGAAACCTTTACTACCAAGTGTGGCCTCAGACAAGGTGACTCGCTGTCTTGTATActcttcaatattttagtGGAGAGTATTATAAGAAAGGCTGGTGTACATCGGACGGGCACGATATTAACCAACAGATGTGTCCAGCTCCTTGGTTACGCTGATGATATTGATATCATTGGCCGCACCAAGCGTGATGTCACAGGAGCCTTCGGGGCTATTGAAAAGGAATCAGCGAAAGTAGGACTAGCGGTGAATATGgagaaaacaaagtttatggTGTGCTCTAGCAGAGAATCGCGGCGTCTtgattctcagctgactgcaGAAAACTATAGCTTTGGGTCCGTCAAGGAGTTCATTTACCTAGGCACTGCTATAACCAGTATAAATGATGTCAGTCTGGAGATTAAGCGGAGAATAACACTTGCCAACAGGTGTTACTTTGGGCTCAATAGGCAGTTCAATAGTAGAGCTCTCTCGACGCACAAAAACCACACTCTACAAGACGCTCATTCTTCCAGTACTCCTATATGGTGCGGAGTGCTGGACAGTGACGCAGTCAGACGCAGCTGCTCTTGGAGTGTTCGAGAGGAAAATTCTTCGTAAAATCTTTGGTCCAATCTGCGTGGATGATGTTTATCGCATCAGATATAACCATGAGCTGTACGGTGATGTTGACGTGGCCAGTCGAGTGAAATCTCAAAGACTTCGCTGGCTGGGCCACGTTGCCCGTATGGATGAAGACGCTCCGGCTCGTAAGGTGTTTGATGCGGTGATTGTTGGGACACGAAGGAGAGGACGACCCCGAACGCGTTGGCAAGACCAGGTGATGGAAACCCTGTCCACACTTGGTGTTACCAACTGGCGAAGGCGCGCTCAGGACAGAGACGCGTGGAGGCACATTACGCTTCAGGCTGAGACCCAATAAAAGGGTTGTCATggccaaataataataataataatatgtttggtatatcgatacagcacaccattcaaaatataccatagacggcacaatgtaccagattgtcggccaaagcaactaagagccctagtaagtaggcgtttttgcccatacgaaagtatttctttaataacttccataatttttatctgatcaaccaaattttcaggaatcataactactatagtagttatagtatataccaaaattcgcaactctagctttaaatttacgcttgttattcgattttttgatttgcgggggcggaagtgggcgtggcaaaaatttgaaacaaacttgatctgcgtgcaaacataacaaatgctgtcgaaaaaaaattatagctctatctcttatagtctctgagatctaggtgttcatacggacagacacacagacggacatggctacatcgtctcggctgttgacgctgatcaagaatatatatactttatagggtcggagatgcctccttctatctgttacatacatttcctgccggcacaaagttataatacccttctcccctatgggtagcgggtataaaaattcgTACGCGCTCAACAGCCGAATAATCACACTACAGTGCACTGTTCGGATCAGCCGATCCAACTTGCATGCGCTCACATTTTCGTTGTAGATTTTAAATC comes from the Drosophila nasuta strain 15112-1781.00 unplaced genomic scaffold, ASM2355853v1 ctg14_pilon, whole genome shotgun sequence genome and includes:
- the LOC132797575 gene encoding uncharacterized protein LOC132797575, with the protein product MNLVVVSSLICAHAPTEEKDDATKDAFYAELDRAYGRCPSHDIKILLGDFNAKVGREDIFGATVGRFSLHETTSSNGLRLIGFAAAHNMVVRSTGFRHLDIHKASWLSPDRLTRNQIDHVVIDARHASNILDVRSCRGPNIDSDHYLVAAKIRTRLCVEKIARRSALRRLDIGKLQSQQAKNAFSTHVSGLLSRAPSIPEDISDMWALISHSLRASAEEVLGFQRPLTRNPWYDQECHDATAAKDAAYRRTLQAGATRAIVDVYRSRRRDEKRLFRCKKKEQERRECESIESSRCRNEARNFYQRVKRLTQGFKTGAVACRDDDGNLVTEADVVLKLWRDHFSSLLSGSNTDSEDYDPRTPIYGTDIEVPIPSHIEVKDAIQRLKNNKSAGADGLPVELFKAAGDMLVGSMHQLISKIWLTESMPEDWNLSMICPILKKGDATLRTNYRGISLLPVAYKVLTSILCERLKPHAEALIGPYQCGFRPGKSTVDQIFTLRQILEKSYENQIDTYHLFVDYKAAFDSPRRDRLYAAMSELGIPAKLTRLCRMTLSNTISSVKVGCGQSETFTTKCGLRQGDSLSCILFNILVESIIRKAGVHRTGTILTNRCVQLLGYADDIDIIGRTKRDVTGAFGAIEKESAKVGLAVNMEKTKFMVCSSRESRRLDSQLTAENYSFGSVKEFIYLGTAITSINDVSLEIKRRITLANRLLLYGAECWTVTQSDAAALGVFERKILRKIFGPICVDDVYRIRYNHELYGDVDVASRVKSQRLRWLGHVARMDEDAPARKVFDAVIVGTRRRGRPRTRWQDQVMETLSTLGVTNWRRRAQDRDAWRHITLQAETQ